In Chryseobacterium lactis, a single genomic region encodes these proteins:
- a CDS encoding CoA-acylating methylmalonate-semialdehyde dehydrogenase: MSQKVKILINGNFLESKTTEHLPVEDPATGEVLAEVPLTLLSEIDEAIESAQEAFKTWKEVATPERARFFLKYQQLLKEHQKEIAEILSEENGKTFADAMGDVWRGIEVVEHACNIPTLMMGETVENVARGVDTYSYIQPLGVCAGITPFNFPAMIPLWMFPMAIACGNTFILKPSEQTPMTSIKMAELFLQAGFPKGVLNIVHGSKDQVNHILNHPEIKAISFVGSVPVAEHVYRTGTANLKRVQAFGGAKNHMVVMPDANKEQVINNLVGASCGAAGQRCMAISVAVLVGEAQHWVNDIKAALSTIKPGVWSDESAAYGPLINKQSKEKVVRLIKTAYDQGAEVLLDGSNCHVEGYENGYFVGPTLFSNVSVEMDIYKEEIFGPALLLLKAQTLNEAIRIINANPYGNGTSIFTNSGAAARKFQHEIEVGQIGVNLPIPVPLPFFSFTGWRKSFFGDLHSYGKQGVRFYTETKTITARWFEEDVPGGNVNMTISLK, translated from the coding sequence ATGTCACAAAAAGTAAAAATATTAATCAATGGAAACTTTCTGGAAAGTAAAACTACGGAACACCTTCCGGTAGAAGATCCGGCTACCGGAGAAGTACTTGCAGAAGTTCCTTTAACGCTTTTATCAGAGATAGATGAAGCGATAGAAAGTGCTCAGGAAGCTTTTAAAACATGGAAAGAAGTAGCCACTCCGGAAAGAGCAAGATTCTTTCTTAAGTACCAGCAGCTTTTAAAAGAGCATCAAAAAGAGATCGCTGAAATTCTGTCTGAAGAAAACGGAAAAACTTTTGCCGATGCAATGGGAGATGTGTGGAGAGGAATCGAGGTCGTAGAACATGCCTGTAACATTCCCACTTTGATGATGGGTGAAACGGTAGAAAATGTAGCCAGAGGTGTAGATACCTACAGTTACATCCAACCCCTTGGAGTCTGTGCAGGAATTACGCCTTTCAACTTTCCGGCTATGATTCCTTTATGGATGTTCCCCATGGCAATTGCTTGTGGTAATACTTTTATCTTAAAACCTTCTGAACAAACACCTATGACTTCCATAAAAATGGCAGAACTGTTTCTACAGGCTGGCTTTCCTAAAGGCGTTTTAAATATTGTTCATGGATCTAAAGACCAGGTCAATCATATCCTGAATCATCCGGAAATAAAAGCGATTTCTTTTGTGGGATCGGTTCCGGTGGCTGAACATGTATACCGTACGGGAACAGCCAATTTGAAACGGGTTCAGGCCTTTGGTGGTGCAAAAAATCATATGGTAGTAATGCCTGATGCCAATAAGGAGCAGGTGATCAACAATTTGGTTGGAGCTTCTTGTGGAGCTGCCGGTCAGCGATGCATGGCAATCAGTGTTGCTGTTCTGGTGGGAGAAGCGCAACATTGGGTGAATGATATTAAAGCTGCTTTAAGTACGATCAAACCTGGAGTATGGTCGGATGAATCTGCAGCATATGGCCCCCTGATCAATAAACAATCCAAAGAAAAGGTGGTAAGATTAATCAAAACAGCCTATGATCAGGGAGCAGAAGTATTGTTAGACGGGAGCAACTGCCATGTGGAAGGATATGAAAACGGATATTTTGTAGGACCAACTTTATTTAGCAATGTATCTGTTGAAATGGATATTTATAAAGAAGAAATTTTTGGCCCTGCATTATTACTGTTAAAAGCTCAAACCTTAAATGAAGCTATCCGAATTATCAATGCCAATCCTTATGGTAACGGAACTTCTATATTCACCAATTCAGGAGCTGCCGCAAGAAAATTCCAGCACGAAATTGAAGTAGGGCAAATCGGGGTCAATCTTCCTATTCCTGTTCCGCTTCCGTTTTTCTCTTTTACAGGCTGGAGAAAATCTTTCTTTGGCGATCTGCATTCTTATGGTAAACAGGGCGTTCGTTTTTACACAGAAACAAAAACCATTACTGCCCGCTGGTTCGAGGAAGATGTTCCGGGAGGTAATGTGAATATGACGATCAGTCTGAAATAA
- a CDS encoding acyl-CoA dehydrogenase family protein, with the protein MEFNLNEEQHAFQDAARRFAEKELFPFASEWDAQKIFPREAITRAGELGFCGIYTRENSGGLGLSRLDAAIIFEELAAACPSTTAYITIHNMVSWMIDEFGKDTIRKELCPKLASGRLLGSYCLTEPGSGSDAAALKTTAVKKGNKYIINGTKAFISGAGESDILIVMARTGESGANGISAFIVPAQTKGISFGEKEKKLGWNTQPTRFVFLDHVEVDEDFLLGELGEGFKIALKGLDGGRINIGTCSVGAAQGAISLAQKYMHERRQFGKSLAQFQALQFKMADMATELVAARQMIHLAAFKLDSKDPNATTYCAMAKRLATDMCFNICNEALQILGGYGCTQDFPVERLMRDARVHQIVEGTNEIMKLVISRKILEEGATVQIR; encoded by the coding sequence ATGGAATTTAACCTTAATGAAGAACAACACGCCTTTCAGGATGCTGCAAGAAGATTTGCCGAAAAAGAACTTTTTCCTTTTGCTTCCGAATGGGATGCCCAAAAAATATTTCCAAGGGAAGCTATAACGAGGGCTGGAGAATTGGGGTTTTGCGGAATTTATACCAGAGAAAATTCCGGAGGTTTAGGATTGTCGAGGCTGGATGCCGCCATTATATTTGAAGAACTGGCTGCAGCCTGCCCGTCGACCACAGCATATATTACCATTCACAATATGGTTTCATGGATGATTGATGAATTTGGAAAAGATACAATAAGAAAAGAGCTTTGTCCCAAACTTGCTTCCGGCAGATTATTAGGTTCTTATTGCCTTACTGAACCGGGTTCCGGATCAGATGCAGCCGCTCTTAAAACGACAGCAGTTAAAAAAGGAAACAAATATATCATCAATGGAACTAAGGCATTTATTTCAGGAGCCGGAGAAAGCGATATCCTGATTGTGATGGCTCGAACGGGAGAATCTGGAGCCAATGGAATCAGTGCTTTTATTGTACCCGCTCAAACAAAAGGGATCAGTTTTGGGGAAAAAGAAAAAAAACTGGGCTGGAATACGCAACCTACCCGTTTTGTATTTCTTGATCATGTGGAAGTAGATGAGGATTTTCTCCTCGGAGAATTGGGTGAAGGTTTTAAAATTGCATTAAAAGGGCTGGACGGTGGCCGTATTAATATCGGAACATGTTCTGTAGGAGCTGCACAAGGTGCCATCAGCCTGGCACAAAAGTATATGCATGAAAGGCGGCAGTTTGGAAAATCACTTGCTCAATTTCAGGCGCTTCAGTTTAAAATGGCGGATATGGCAACCGAATTGGTAGCTGCCCGGCAAATGATACATTTAGCAGCTTTTAAACTCGATTCCAAAGATCCAAATGCGACAACCTATTGTGCCATGGCCAAAAGACTGGCTACAGATATGTGTTTTAATATCTGTAATGAAGCCCTTCAAATATTAGGTGGCTATGGCTGTACGCAGGATTTCCCGGTAGAACGGCTGATGCGCGATGCAAGAGTACATCAGATTGTG